From the Candidatus Neomarinimicrobiota bacterium genome, one window contains:
- a CDS encoding sugar MFS transporter, translating to MYNRRLVFTSACLGLLIFGIVMTVLGAILPSVLAKFEVTKAGAGSLFLLMSFGILLGSLVFGPIVDRFGYQYLLIVCAVLVLLGLEGVAFAPSFQLLRLAVLVVGIGGGIINGGGNALVADISEEGRSAGLSLLGMFYGIGALGVPLILGSLLDLLSYEVILAGVGFSVGLPLIYFAAIRFPAPKQAQGLPIRSGVGLLKEVTLLLFGFILFFESGMEMMVGGWSAAFFNEELGIGTSRAVLYLALYWVGMISARLVLGVILKRVSPVPVLRVSLSIAFVGSVMMLFSTGIALALPGLLLIGVGFGAGFPVILGYIGDRYPTLSGTAFSIAFVIALVGGMLLPYLTGIIGNAASLRLALIIIPASIIIMQIIFGAVLRRVSILAPNS from the coding sequence ATGTACAACCGTAGACTGGTTTTCACTTCCGCCTGCCTGGGACTATTGATCTTTGGCATCGTTATGACGGTCCTGGGGGCAATTCTGCCTTCTGTTCTGGCCAAGTTCGAGGTGACCAAGGCCGGCGCGGGCTCCCTGTTTCTGCTTATGAGCTTCGGAATCCTGTTGGGATCACTGGTGTTCGGGCCGATAGTCGATCGTTTCGGCTACCAATATCTGCTTATTGTCTGTGCCGTTCTGGTCTTGCTGGGTCTGGAAGGGGTCGCTTTCGCCCCCTCCTTTCAGCTGCTGCGCTTGGCGGTGTTGGTTGTGGGCATTGGTGGTGGAATCATTAATGGTGGGGGCAACGCCCTGGTGGCGGACATCAGCGAGGAGGGCCGCAGTGCCGGTCTGAGTCTGCTGGGTATGTTCTATGGCATCGGAGCCCTCGGTGTCCCCCTAATCCTGGGCTCGCTGCTGGACTTGCTCAGCTACGAAGTAATTCTGGCCGGGGTGGGGTTTTCGGTTGGGCTGCCCCTGATTTACTTCGCAGCCATTCGATTTCCGGCTCCCAAACAGGCCCAGGGGCTCCCGATCCGAAGCGGGGTGGGATTGCTGAAGGAGGTTACGCTGCTGCTGTTCGGCTTTATCCTGTTTTTTGAAAGTGGCATGGAGATGATGGTCGGTGGCTGGTCGGCCGCCTTTTTCAACGAGGAGCTGGGCATCGGTACCAGCCGAGCAGTGCTCTATCTCGCACTCTACTGGGTGGGCATGATCAGCGCGAGGCTGGTCCTGGGCGTAATTCTCAAACGGGTGTCCCCGGTCCCGGTCCTGCGGGTCTCATTAAGCATTGCGTTCGTGGGGTCGGTGATGATGCTGTTCTCGACGGGGATAGCGCTGGCCCTGCCGGGTTTGCTTCTGATCGGCGTCGGTTTCGGGGCGGGTTTCCCGGTCATCCTCGGCTATATCGGCGACCGCTACCCAACCTTATCCGGGACCGCCTTCAGCATCGCGTTTGTGATCGCACTGGTAGGGGGTATGCTGCTACCCTACCTGACCGGGATCATCGGGAACGCGGCCAGCTTACGCCTGGCATTGATCATCATACCTGCTTCGATCATCATTATGCAGATTATCTTCGGGGCCGTACTGCGAAGAGTATCAATTTTAGCGCCGAACTCTTAA
- the sufT gene encoding putative Fe-S cluster assembly protein SufT codes for MQTREVVTLRRDCEGVLIPSGDQITLKKGQEVIITQALGGSYTVIISGNLARIDGMDADALGKEVTPAGKADAGAAPAGEVDKQLIWDQLKMCYDPEIPVNIVDLGLIYDLRITPMEDGSGQRVAIKMTLTAPGCGMGPIIAEDVRWKVLAVPGVAEASVALVWEPLWNQNMMSEAARLQLGIL; via the coding sequence ATGCAGACCAGAGAAGTTGTTACCCTGCGCCGCGACTGTGAGGGCGTTCTCATCCCATCAGGCGACCAGATCACCTTGAAGAAGGGCCAGGAAGTGATCATCACCCAGGCCCTCGGAGGCAGTTATACCGTCATCATCTCAGGCAATCTGGCTCGCATCGATGGTATGGATGCGGATGCCCTGGGAAAGGAGGTTACTCCAGCGGGTAAGGCAGACGCCGGTGCCGCCCCTGCCGGAGAGGTTGACAAGCAGCTGATATGGGACCAGTTGAAGATGTGCTATGATCCCGAAATTCCCGTGAATATCGTGGATTTAGGCCTGATTTATGATTTGAGGATCACCCCGATGGAAGATGGGTCCGGTCAACGGGTAGCGATCAAGATGACCCTCACCGCACCCGGCTGCGGTATGGGTCCCATAATTGCCGAGGATGTTCGCTGGAAGGTTCTGGCAGTGCCGGGAGTGGCGGAAGCCAGCGTGGCGCTGGTCTGGGAGCCCCTGTGGAACCAGAATATGATGTCCGAAGCGGCCCGGCTGCAGCTCGGCATACTGTAA
- the sufU gene encoding Fe-S cluster assembly sulfur transfer protein SufU: MDDLRDLYQQLILDHNQNPRNFHEPEGANREAHGDNPLCGDEINLFIKLEDDVIRDIGFLGSGCAISKASASIMTTVLKGKTRAEALALLDRFHRMATTGEVDAEQLGKLAALADVHKYPVRVKCAMLPWRTMEASLEERQGIISTE, from the coding sequence ATGGATGACCTCCGGGATCTCTATCAGCAGCTGATCCTGGATCACAATCAGAATCCGCGGAATTTCCACGAGCCGGAAGGTGCCAATCGCGAGGCCCACGGAGATAATCCCCTCTGCGGTGATGAGATTAATTTGTTCATTAAACTCGAGGATGACGTTATCCGGGACATCGGTTTCCTGGGTTCGGGATGTGCGATCTCAAAGGCTTCGGCTTCCATCATGACCACGGTTTTGAAGGGTAAGACCAGGGCCGAGGCCCTGGCGCTGCTCGACCGTTTTCATCGCATGGCGACCACCGGTGAAGTCGACGCCGAGCAGCTGGGCAAGCTGGCGGCCCTGGCTGACGTTCATAAATACCCCGTGCGGGTGAAATGTGCCATGCTGCCTTGGCGCACCATGGAGGCGAGTCTTGAGGAACGGCAAGGCATCATCTCGACAGAATAA
- a CDS encoding aminotransferase class V-fold PLP-dependent enzyme: MNEKTAALTEPGPPTPPWELERIRDDFPALKQYMRGKPLVYLDNAATSQKPRQVIAAITQHYERDNANVHRAIYELGERATRAYESARQKVAEFINAEDWRSIVFTRGATEAINLIAYAWGRHNLGPGDEILITEMEHHSNIIPWQLLARDTGAILRYIPIADDYTLDLEAPEKYFSKRSRIVAVVHQSNVLGTVNPVKAIAQQAKEAGALVLVDGAQSVPHFRVDVQELGCDFLAFSGHKMLGPTGVGVLYARTALLESMEPFLGGGEMISMVTMQGATWNEIPWKFEAGTPNVAQAIGLGAAIDYLNRLGMDAIADYCNQLTRYARQVLGPLPGITIYGHAPTSNSAIPFNLEGIHPHDLAQLLDQEGIAVRAGHHCAQPLMRRLGVSATTRASLYFYNTSDEIDRLAAGIDKAARFLGSRR, translated from the coding sequence ATGAATGAGAAGACCGCCGCGCTGACCGAGCCAGGCCCGCCGACACCCCCCTGGGAGCTGGAACGCATCCGGGACGATTTCCCCGCCCTTAAGCAGTATATGCGTGGCAAACCGCTGGTCTATCTGGATAATGCCGCCACCTCCCAGAAACCGCGCCAGGTCATAGCCGCCATCACCCAGCACTATGAAAGGGATAACGCCAACGTCCACCGCGCCATTTACGAGCTCGGGGAGCGGGCTACCAGAGCTTACGAGTCAGCCCGGCAAAAAGTAGCCGAGTTCATCAATGCCGAGGATTGGCGCTCCATCGTGTTTACCCGGGGCGCTACCGAAGCCATTAACCTGATCGCCTACGCCTGGGGACGGCACAACCTCGGCCCCGGGGATGAAATCCTCATCACCGAGATGGAGCACCACAGCAACATTATCCCCTGGCAGCTGCTGGCCCGGGACACCGGCGCTATCCTGCGCTACATCCCCATCGCCGATGACTATACTCTCGATCTTGAGGCTCCTGAAAAGTATTTCAGCAAGCGCTCCAGAATTGTAGCTGTGGTACACCAGTCCAACGTCTTGGGTACAGTGAACCCGGTTAAAGCGATTGCGCAGCAGGCTAAAGAAGCAGGCGCTCTCGTCCTGGTTGATGGGGCCCAGAGTGTGCCCCATTTCAGGGTGGATGTGCAGGAATTGGGCTGCGATTTTCTGGCCTTTTCCGGCCACAAGATGCTTGGACCCACTGGCGTAGGTGTGCTCTATGCCAGGACGGCGCTTCTGGAATCCATGGAACCGTTCCTCGGGGGCGGTGAAATGATCAGCATGGTAACCATGCAGGGCGCCACCTGGAATGAGATTCCCTGGAAGTTCGAGGCGGGGACCCCTAACGTTGCCCAGGCTATTGGCCTGGGTGCGGCCATCGATTACCTCAACCGCCTGGGCATGGACGCTATCGCGGATTACTGCAACCAGCTCACCCGCTATGCCCGTCAGGTTCTGGGCCCGCTGCCGGGGATCACCATTTACGGCCACGCCCCGACCAGCAACTCGGCGATTCCCTTCAATCTGGAGGGTATCCATCCCCATGACCTGGCACAGCTGCTGGATCAGGAGGGCATCGCCGTTAGGGCCGGGCACCACTGCGCTCAGCCACTGATGCGCCGGCTGGGTGTGAGCGCCACTACCCGGGCCAGCCTCTATTTCTACAATACCTCTGACGAGATCGACCGCCTGGCCGCAGGGATCGACAAGGCCGCCCGGTTTTTAGGTAGCCGCCGTTAG
- a CDS encoding ROK family protein — protein sequence MAVIAVDLGGTKVAAAVIDKAGNIHHKNVALIEGREGSDVGVLIHDQLRLLLAPGRRKKGAIEAIGVSVPGIYYAQTGRVWAPNIPGWENYPLLAELSSKLESDSVRVTIDSDRACYILGETWLGVARDCRNAIFVAVGTGIGAGILVDGRILRGHSDIAGAIGWLALERPFRDEYVSCGCFEYHASGEGIARVTRALAADEAYASSPLRRLAPEALTAQQVFEAYAKGDALASRVVDECVEFWGMAAANLVSLFNPEKIIFGGGVFGPAAQFMDRIRAAARRWAQPISIQQVSIETSALGGDAGLLGAASLALRSIQNL from the coding sequence ATGGCAGTGATTGCAGTGGACCTGGGTGGGACGAAAGTCGCTGCTGCCGTCATCGATAAGGCCGGGAATATTCATCATAAAAACGTTGCTCTAATCGAGGGGCGGGAGGGGTCCGACGTAGGGGTTCTGATTCACGATCAGCTTAGATTGCTCTTGGCCCCGGGACGTCGTAAAAAGGGGGCTATTGAGGCAATTGGTGTCTCGGTTCCCGGCATCTATTACGCGCAAACCGGTCGCGTCTGGGCACCGAATATACCCGGATGGGAAAACTATCCTCTGTTGGCCGAACTCTCTTCAAAGCTGGAATCGGATAGCGTTCGGGTCACCATCGACAGCGATCGGGCCTGCTATATCCTGGGTGAAACGTGGTTGGGGGTGGCCCGGGATTGCCGGAATGCCATTTTCGTCGCGGTGGGTACCGGCATTGGAGCCGGGATCCTGGTGGACGGTCGCATCCTGCGGGGGCACAGCGACATCGCGGGGGCCATCGGCTGGCTGGCTCTGGAGCGGCCCTTCCGGGACGAATATGTCAGCTGCGGATGTTTTGAGTACCATGCTTCGGGGGAGGGTATCGCCAGGGTGACTCGCGCTCTTGCAGCGGATGAGGCCTATGCGTCCAGTCCTTTGCGGCGGCTGGCCCCGGAGGCCCTCACGGCGCAGCAGGTGTTCGAAGCTTACGCGAAAGGTGATGCTCTCGCCAGCCGGGTAGTGGATGAATGTGTGGAATTCTGGGGTATGGCCGCCGCAAATTTGGTCAGCCTGTTCAATCCCGAGAAGATTATTTTCGGCGGCGGCGTGTTCGGCCCGGCGGCCCAATTCATGGACCGAATCAGGGCGGCGGCGCGCCGGTGGGCCCAGCCCATCAGTATTCAGCAGGTCTCGATTGAGACCTCGGCCCTGGGTGGCGACGCCGGACTACTGGGAGCCGCCAGCCTGGCCTTACGCAGCATTCAAAACCTGTAA
- a CDS encoding TonB-dependent receptor domain-containing protein, whose protein sequence is MYHSLARSGLIYLIFVLLPTSIYGQKGKIAGQVYDQDTGAPLAGANLTIERVWQAGKPLELEIKQGAAADPEGYYVLLNITPGTYDIKATMMGYTPLIKSQVQVNIDRTIVVDFPLQSTVLEIGAVEVVAETELIKADVSSTQEIIRSERIAQTPVLRVDEFVNKIKGVELVATSEGHGLSIRGGGIRETDVRIDGISIRDPRTDNSYLSLNSTSVQELQVLTGGFEAKYGGFRSGLVNVVTKEGSREKTSFSLKVDYTPRNQKKWFGDNPWSDSSWVYRVFADTSAAGYAWHGVPDEDTLVPPELTGFNGWMAPYREQRILNFEAIGLTVAPTKLTPEQKLKLWQIQHPQYTFANKPDMFIEGTLTGPLPGASLPVIGELLGKSTFMVGGKYENTQFAFPIGPINAYTDWNGQLKITSRLRPSLKLSSNIMYAEVNTLTAGQRSSFGGALMDISSRFNFLSNTYESVNQQAQILGQYGFEQMFNKSRLQFLTLRYLLGGVNLTHSISPRAYYTLDFQVTYSDNVIHPFSADPDNPESWVIVDTVRVDPTTLDTISVLNYPEIGTPNGSTNFLLDITGLFQLYGWLQAADSSTTRTVSLKGDLTVQAGRHHEIETGFHLRYNHMSVNAGTWLQSEKSWTPDIWQYYTATPVDLGAYLQDKLEFRGMIANIGVRAEYFNPHKGSYVVEHPLDQDYADFYNLTYEYLPGEFGSWERWVAFRDSLAAPNGWPAMKNRVQFKLSPRLGVSFPISASSKLYFNYGHFYQRPNINFLYNQSVFPGGAIVPSTDLTMERTVHYEFGYEQRFLRNYLFNITLFYKDIDNEPLNRTYVDWWEEMAVSRYYPDRYADIDGIELRLEKNIGRFITFWGNYEYLVKSRGQSGLSHVFENRTTAREEERSPNITTWDPLPRAIFSLNLHLPRKWGPGLGSFRPLAGILVNTTFEWRDGGKYVARRDAITGVETKVAVVDYSNTDLRASKAVDIGGVNTEIVLTVRNLFNQKRLYVGAMSTAQAERYKDSLKFPFEEGTEKGNDKWGEWDKEHIELGWFTAPLFPNPRQVLLGLRFNF, encoded by the coding sequence ATGTACCATTCGCTGGCTAGATCAGGGTTGATCTATCTCATCTTTGTGCTGCTGCCTACTAGTATCTATGGGCAGAAAGGAAAAATCGCTGGCCAGGTTTATGACCAGGACACGGGCGCGCCGCTGGCGGGCGCCAATCTCACGATAGAGCGGGTTTGGCAAGCCGGAAAGCCCCTCGAGCTTGAAATAAAGCAAGGCGCAGCCGCCGACCCGGAAGGCTACTACGTCCTGTTGAACATCACCCCGGGCACCTATGATATCAAGGCCACCATGATGGGCTATACGCCCCTGATCAAAAGCCAGGTCCAGGTAAATATTGACCGCACAATCGTTGTGGATTTCCCTCTGCAATCGACGGTATTGGAAATTGGGGCCGTGGAGGTGGTAGCCGAGACGGAATTAATCAAGGCGGACGTGTCATCTACTCAGGAGATCATCCGCAGCGAGCGCATCGCCCAGACCCCGGTTCTGAGGGTCGACGAATTTGTAAATAAGATTAAGGGAGTGGAGCTGGTAGCCACCAGTGAAGGACACGGCTTGAGCATCCGGGGCGGCGGAATCCGCGAGACCGATGTGAGGATCGATGGGATTTCCATTCGTGATCCCCGCACAGACAACTCTTACTTGTCCCTTAACTCTACTTCCGTCCAGGAGCTGCAGGTCTTAACCGGCGGTTTTGAAGCCAAATACGGGGGTTTCCGCTCGGGCCTGGTGAATGTAGTGACCAAGGAGGGCAGCCGCGAAAAGACCAGCTTCTCGCTCAAAGTGGATTACACCCCCCGTAATCAGAAGAAATGGTTCGGAGACAATCCCTGGAGTGATTCATCCTGGGTCTACCGTGTGTTCGCCGATACCTCGGCGGCGGGCTACGCCTGGCATGGCGTTCCGGATGAGGATACCCTGGTGCCGCCGGAGCTGACCGGATTCAACGGCTGGATGGCGCCCTACCGCGAACAGCGGATACTGAACTTCGAGGCCATCGGGCTGACCGTGGCCCCGACCAAGTTAACACCCGAACAGAAGCTCAAACTCTGGCAAATACAGCACCCGCAGTACACCTTTGCCAACAAACCCGATATGTTTATCGAGGGCACGCTCACCGGCCCGCTGCCGGGGGCTAGCCTCCCCGTCATCGGCGAGCTGCTGGGCAAGTCCACCTTTATGGTAGGCGGCAAATATGAAAATACCCAGTTCGCTTTTCCAATCGGCCCGATTAATGCCTATACCGACTGGAACGGGCAATTGAAAATCACTTCCCGACTGCGGCCTTCATTAAAGCTGTCATCCAATATCATGTATGCGGAAGTCAATACCCTGACTGCCGGGCAGCGCTCAAGCTTCGGCGGTGCCCTCATGGACATCTCCAGCCGCTTCAACTTCTTAAGCAATACCTACGAATCGGTCAATCAACAGGCCCAGATTCTAGGCCAATATGGCTTCGAGCAAATGTTTAACAAGAGCCGCCTGCAGTTCCTTACGCTCCGGTATCTCCTGGGTGGTGTTAACCTGACACATTCCATCAGTCCCAGGGCCTACTACACCCTGGACTTCCAGGTCACCTACAGCGACAATGTAATCCATCCCTTCTCAGCCGATCCTGACAACCCTGAATCGTGGGTCATTGTCGATACGGTACGGGTCGATCCAACCACCCTCGATACCATTTCTGTATTGAACTATCCCGAAATCGGCACTCCCAATGGCTCTACCAACTTCCTCCTGGATATCACCGGCCTTTTCCAGCTCTACGGCTGGTTGCAGGCGGCCGACTCATCCACTACCAGAACCGTGAGCCTGAAAGGTGACCTTACCGTGCAAGCTGGCCGGCACCATGAGATCGAAACGGGCTTCCATCTGCGCTATAACCATATGTCCGTGAATGCGGGCACCTGGCTTCAATCCGAAAAAAGTTGGACGCCGGACATCTGGCAGTATTACACCGCCACGCCGGTTGACCTGGGCGCTTATCTTCAGGACAAGCTGGAGTTCCGGGGCATGATCGCCAATATCGGCGTACGGGCGGAGTACTTCAATCCGCATAAAGGGAGCTATGTCGTGGAACACCCCCTGGACCAGGACTATGCCGACTTCTATAATCTGACCTATGAATACCTGCCGGGTGAATTCGGCTCCTGGGAACGGTGGGTTGCTTTCCGTGATTCGCTGGCAGCACCGAACGGTTGGCCGGCTATGAAAAATAGGGTTCAGTTCAAGCTTTCCCCGCGGCTGGGCGTGTCCTTCCCTATCTCGGCCAGCAGCAAGTTGTACTTCAATTATGGGCATTTCTATCAACGGCCCAACATCAATTTCCTCTATAACCAGTCGGTCTTTCCCGGCGGGGCGATCGTACCATCAACCGATCTCACCATGGAGCGCACCGTCCACTATGAATTCGGCTATGAGCAGCGCTTCCTGCGCAACTATCTATTCAACATCACCCTCTTTTATAAAGATATCGATAATGAACCGCTCAACCGCACCTATGTGGACTGGTGGGAGGAAATGGCGGTCTCACGGTATTACCCCGACCGATATGCGGATATAGATGGCATCGAATTACGGTTGGAGAAAAACATAGGGCGATTTATCACCTTCTGGGGCAATTATGAGTACCTGGTAAAGAGCCGCGGCCAGTCCGGCCTTTCCCATGTTTTTGAAAACCGGACCACCGCCCGCGAAGAGGAACGCAGTCCGAACATCACTACCTGGGATCCTTTACCGCGAGCGATATTCAGCCTGAACCTGCATCTGCCCCGGAAATGGGGGCCCGGGCTCGGGAGTTTCCGACCATTGGCTGGTATCCTGGTAAACACCACCTTCGAATGGAGAGATGGCGGTAAATATGTGGCCCGCCGGGACGCTATCACCGGGGTGGAGACCAAAGTGGCGGTTGTCGATTACTCCAACACCGACCTGCGGGCCTCCAAGGCGGTGGACATCGGCGGGGTAAATACGGAGATTGTCCTCACAGTAAGAAATCTTTTTAATCAGAAGAGACTGTATGTCGGGGCTATGAGCACTGCCCAGGCCGAACGCTATAAGGATTCCCTGAAATTCCCCTTCGAAGAA
- a CDS encoding sugar isomerase domain-containing protein has translation MSAKDWLTNARQVMDRIEATQRENIRQAAEVMAGSIQAQRWVHTFGCGHATLPVEEMYPRIGGFVGFHPLIELPLSFFTHIIGEMGIHQFLFLERLEGYGQAIMKSYSFDPRDTMWIFSHSGINNLNIDIALEAKRIGMKVVATGSADAFQGKRTRHSSGKQIFEIADIVVDTCVPAEDATIALKNHRDKVGPISTIAFTSAVWMIITTVAELLVERGEHLYIHPSHNIPGDTTARERLDEALREYKRRLAGV, from the coding sequence ATGTCTGCGAAAGATTGGCTTACCAATGCCCGACAGGTGATGGATCGGATTGAAGCCACCCAGAGGGAGAACATCCGCCAGGCGGCGGAAGTCATGGCCGGCTCCATTCAAGCGCAGCGCTGGGTCCACACCTTCGGCTGCGGGCACGCCACCTTGCCGGTCGAGGAAATGTATCCGCGCATCGGCGGCTTCGTCGGCTTCCATCCCCTGATCGAACTGCCGCTGTCATTCTTCACCCACATCATCGGGGAAATGGGAATCCACCAATTTCTCTTTCTGGAACGGCTGGAAGGCTATGGTCAGGCGATTATGAAGAGCTACAGCTTCGATCCCCGGGATACCATGTGGATTTTTTCCCACTCGGGGATCAACAACCTCAATATCGATATCGCTCTGGAGGCTAAGCGGATAGGCATGAAGGTGGTGGCCACAGGATCAGCAGATGCATTCCAGGGTAAGCGCACCCGGCACTCTTCCGGCAAGCAGATCTTCGAGATCGCCGATATTGTCGTGGATACCTGCGTACCGGCGGAGGACGCCACCATCGCGCTGAAAAACCACCGGGACAAGGTCGGTCCCATCTCTACGATCGCCTTCACCTCGGCCGTCTGGATGATTATCACCACCGTCGCTGAACTGCTGGTGGAACGGGGCGAACACCTTTACATCCATCCCTCCCACAACATACCTGGTGATACCACCGCCCGCGAGCGCCTCGACGAGGCGTTGCGGGAGTATAAACGCAGGCTGGCCGGAGTTTAA